The Pseudophryne corroboree isolate aPseCor3 chromosome 2, aPseCor3.hap2, whole genome shotgun sequence genome has a segment encoding these proteins:
- the SMAD9 gene encoding mothers against decapentaplegic homolog 9: MHSSTPISSLFSFTSPAVKRLLGWKQGDEEEKWAEKAVDSLVKKLKKKKGAMEDLERALSTPGQTSKCVTIPRSLDGRLQVSHRKGLPHVIYCRVWRWPDLQSHHELKPLECCEFPFGSKQKDVCINPYHYRRVETPVLPPVLVPRHSEFNPQLSLLAKFRNTSLNNEPLMPHNATFPESFQQSSCTPFSSSPNNIFRHSPNTIGFPDSPRSSSEPGSPYQITDTPPPPYNPPEIHGNQNRHSGDSSDCQLVFSATNRDFRPVCYEEPLHWCSVAYYELNNRVGETFQASSRSVLIDGFTDPSNNKNRFCLGLLSNVNRNSTIENTRRHIGKGVHLYYVGGEVYAECVSDSSIFVQSRNCNYQHGFHPATVCKIPSGCSLKIFNNQLFAQLLSQSVNQGFEVVYELTKMCTIRMSFVKGWGAEYHRQDVTSTPCWIEIHLHGPLQWLDKVLTQMGSPHNPISSVS, encoded by the exons ATGCACTCCAGCACCCCCATCAGTTCTCTGTTCTCCTTCACTAGCCCTGCTGTTAAACGGCTGCTTGGCTGGAAACAAGGAGATGAAGAGGAAAAATGGGCAGAAAAGGCAGTGGATTCCCTGGTGAAGAAGTTAAAGAAGAAAAAGGGCGCAATGGAAGATCTTGAGCGGGCACTGAGTACACCAGGACAGACCAGTAAATGTGTCACGATCCCACGTTCTCTGGATGGGCGGCTGCAAGTGTCACATCGTAAGGGTCTTCCGCATGTCATCTATTGTAGGGTCTGGAGGTGGCCCGATCTACAGTCCCACCATGAGCTAAAACCACTTGAATGCTGTGAGTTCCCATTTGGATCAAAACAGAAGGACGTATGCATAAACCCTTACCATTACCGCCGAGTGGAAACTCCAG TTTTACCACCAGTTCTAGTTCCAAGACATAGTGAGTTTAACCCGCAACTCAGCCTGCTTGCCAAGTTCCGAAATACGTCCCTCAACAATGAGCCACTCATGCCACACAATGCAACCTTCCCTGAGTCTTTCCAGCAATCGTCATGCACTCCGTTCTCTTCCTCACCCAACAACATCTTTCGTCACTCACCAAACACTATTGGCTTTCCTGATTCTCCCAGAAGTTCCTCAGAACCTGGAAGCCCCTACCAGATCACAG ATACACCTCCACCACCATACAACCCTCCAGAGATTCATGGAAACCAGAACAGACACTCAGGGGACTCCAGTGATTGCCAACTTGTTTTTTCAGCAACAAATAGAG ACTTCCGTCCTGTTTGCTACGAGGAACCGCTACACTGGTGCTCCGTTGCTTACTATGAACTCAACAATCGGGTGGGCGAGACGTTCCAGGCATCTTCTCGCAGTGTACTCATTGATGGCTTCACAGATCCCTCCAACAACAAGAATAGGTTCTGCTTAGGACTTCTCTCTAACGTCAACCGAAACTCCACTATTGAAAACACCCGCCGGCACATTGGGAAAG GGGTCCATCTGTATTATGTTGGTGGAGAGGTTTATGCTgagtgtgtgagtgacagcagCATTTTTGTACAAAGTCGCAACTGCAACTACCAGCATGGCTTCCACCCGGCAACGGTCTGCAAGATCCCGAGCGGCTGCAGCCTGAAAATCTTCAATAACCAGCTGTTTGCCCAGCTTCTGTCACAGTCGGTTAACCAAGGTTTCGAGGTGGTGTACGAGCTGACCAAAATGTGCACTATACGCATGAGTTTTGTAAAA GGCTGGGGAGCAGAGTATCATCGTCAGGACGTAACAAGCACTCCTTGCTGGATTGAGATCCATCTTCACGGCCCCCTGCAATGGCTAGACAAGGTCCTGACTCAAATGGGCTCACCCCACAATCCCATCTCTTCCGTGTCATGA